The following DNA comes from Solanum stenotomum isolate F172 chromosome 11, ASM1918654v1, whole genome shotgun sequence.
tacGAGTTAAATTGCAATGTCcaaataaaatatcttaatCTTTATTTGAAAATGTAGTTGTTGAAATTGGATATTGGAATTTATGATTACTAAAATTGAATACAGCAACATATTTCCCACATTCtgatttttccttaaattaTGGAGAATCTTTGAAAATTTACTATCGAAAATGTTAAATCAactttattgatttttattaaTCAGTCACAACTTGCATCCATTATTGCAGAAGGTTCTCTAATGAGAAAAGTGTCTTTGATTTTCAAGATGGTACAATTTTTTTATcgtgattttttaatatatttttcaaaaagtataTTGAATATGTATCAATTATTGCGACTTGTATTACTTCTTAGTTTGTATGTAggttttcaataaataaattgtattttaaaaaaatttaaagatctcATGCCCAAATTCACGATAAAAATAGAACCAttttaactctcaaaattcaaATGATATCAGATAGATTGAGAcagagatatatataaaaatcatcatCGCCTACTTGTTAGAtaagattttaattaaataagaaatcaccggaatttttaatattttattcaaatattgaaaaagtCTCATATGACTACTTCTTTGCCCAATTTGCCTAAGACCATTTTCCACTAAAGTCTGCTGTAATAGACTAGTAACACAAGTTTCCTAATTGGTGGAGTGGAATACATCTACACCCCAAAatttgttattaaaaaaatgcaaCGTTGAAATAAATAGTTATTATATCGAATTATCGAtgaatgaaattttataaacaaataaaagttgGGATAAAAATATGCATTATATATTAAGATATCGCAAGAGAACTACACAATTGGAagatcactttttatttttttaatactcaCGCTCGTTATCACACCAATGGACAATGTTCAACGGATAAAGGACGAAAATCTTGAATTTATCACTATCTACGTTCggaaataaaagttttaaaatagcCAAAATCAAGGGTAATATTTAAGACCAAACATAGTTTCAGTAGGAAATTAATAATCCGAGTCATGTTAGAGATGTTTTTAAGTATCTCGCCTTGCTAATTATTTCACCAGACACACTTacaaataaagtaaattattttgtttgacTATGATGTTGGAAATTGTCAAGAATAATACATGAAGACAAagacacttttttttctttatatattgcCTAGATCTATAGCTAATTCATGAGACACAAGTGAAAAAGAAATTGTCTAGCTatctttcttcacttcttttctacctaaatataataaaaataaataccaagaaaaaaaaaatgtctccTTATATTTTAGCAGTTACATGCATTTTGCTATCAGCTTGTAGTTTCTATGAAACAAATGCCCAATTGAGTGCCAATTTTTACTCAAGTACATGTCCAAATGTTTCAAGTATTGTCCAAAATGTAATTCAACAAGCTTTACAGTCTGATGCCCGCATTGGAGCCAGCCTCATTCGTCTTCATTTCCACGATTGCTTTGTCAACGTAAATTTACTCTTTCTTATTACGTTTTTACACATAATTTATACTTGTTAGCTCATTTTAAGTAACATAATTCTACTTGTTATTTCACAGGGATGTGATGCTTCACTTTTGTTAGATAACAACGCTACAACAAATATTGTAAGTGAGAAAGATGCAGCTCCAAATACAAATTCCACAAGAGGTTTCGACGTCGTTGACAACATTAAAACAGCTCTTGAAAGTTCTTGCCCTGGCGTTGTCTCTTGTGCCGATATTCTTGCTCTTGCCGCAGAATCCTCTGTTTCTCAGGTACGAAAAAAATGTCATCTTTctataattaaaaacaattcaactttaaaattctccttttacccttaatgaaatgattctTTAGATAAGACgtttcaaaagtcttcctttctttcttaaactttatttCGTGCAGGCAGGTGGTCCTTCATGGAATGTTTTATTAGGACGAAGAGACAGTAGAACCGCAAACCAAGCCGGAGCTAATACATCAATTCCTTCTCCTACTGAAGGGTTAACCAACATTACAGCAAAGTTTACTGCTGTTGGCCTTAACATAACCGATCTAGTTGCCTTATCTGGTAATTAATCAATTAACTCTGTTTTGATTGCATATCCATTTGGGAAGTCGAAcaatttattaattagttttgataAATCTTTATAATTAGGTGCACATACATTTGGACGTGCCCAATGTCGTGTATTCAGTGCCCGGCTTTACAATTTCAATGGCACAGGAAATCCAGATCCAAGTTTGAACACAACTTACTTAGCTAACCTTAGGCAAATATGTCCTCAAAATGGCAGTGCAACAGCCTTGGCTAATCTTGATCCCACCACGTCTGATGGTTTCGATAATAATTATTACGCGAATTTGCAGAACAATCAAGGGCTTTTGCAATCAGATcaagaattattttcatcagGAACAACTTTATCAATTGTGAACACATTTAGTAGTAAccaaaatacattttttcaGAGCTTTGTTCAGTCTATGATTAATATGGGAAATATTAGTCCGTTAACGGGTACCAATGGGGAGATTCACTCAGATTGTAAAAGAATCAATTGAAGCAAAAAGTTTTGATGATTAAGAGATTGGTTTTGCTTTAATCAAGTGTTGGTTATTAGTTGAATATTGGTAATTGTCTTTGTTTTTCACCTTAAGAAGGAGATTAACAAATACgttcaaattttgatttgtgtACTATAAGAGttgaatatgattatgaaaaagtttGAGTATTGTGTACAATCGGCTAATTCAAATGGACTCTATTTTTAAAACGTTCAATATGTACGGTGACTAACACTTCAATACCAAAACACTTTATACCACATTTTGTTGATTGTTAGAATATGTTTTTCCCTTCCACGATTATCTTGtttattttgaacaagtataaaTGTAATAGAATCATcatttttggggaaaattgcGGGTCAATGTTTTGAGTCATCTAGTTCACAAAAGTATAAAATGTAcacatataatatacatatcGATACACAACATATCAACCGAAGTGTATTTGTAGCGTATATATTGTATActttatacataatatatatagtatacatACCTATACATGCCATAACATATAAACCGAAGTGTATAGATAGTATACATACTTATATACATTATATCAACCAAAATGTATAGGTATTGTATATACTTCAGCCATGTTGATGATTAAACTAGATGGCCGAAGGAAACAATATATCAACCGAAATGTATAGGTATTGTATATACTTCAACCATGTTAGTAATTAAACTAGATGGCCGATGGAAACATTTACGCAAGTTTTCCTTACTTTTTACGTTTTATTTGGTCAATTGAGACTAATCATCGTCCAGAATGGTAACCCTGCGGATTAACAAATAGGTCAACACAAATTTAAGGATTAAGGTGTAAttacctttttaattttttttaaccataGCTAGTTAAGGGCTTTTAGCGTTAAAATCACCATTATTGCAAGTTCAAAGAATTGTgctttgaattttgaatatgaaaaaagagTTCAAATCTAATGGAAAATAgtttatttcataaattcataaattttctattatttttcacTCTATGAAAAATAACTAACAACATGATCTCTATTTACAATATAAATACGCACACCCTAAATTATAATCCTTTAGATTATTAATCCTTAAATAACTCTACTTGAAACCAAATGACCCCCTTAATACACAACTTAATTCCTTTATACATACATACACATGTGACTTGTGAGTGTCCATTAGAGGAAATGATCTTTTATGATCACTTACAaattgaatagaaaaaaatgatattttcgaTCTTTTGGATGTAACAATATAAAACTTCTAtcaaaaaagacataaaattgAAAACAAATTTATAGAGGACTACAAAATTAAATCTTCCATCTTATTATATGttgtaataatattaatgaagtTATGCTGAGTTTAATTAAATTACAAGGGGCTTGGGCTTTTCCATGGGAAATGGAATGcaacaaattttataaatcaattatttgtttCCAGCTGGAGATATCCCTCCAGTTGtcctaaaaataaaactaaaaaagcAAGCACCTTCCTttgatatttgattatttgtagTTTTCCTTTATGTCCATATTTTGTCCCTAAATTCTTTCAATTATGTGTAGCCATTTGTcctatatttctctctctccatttatatatatatattatattttttttcctcttattttaaGCCCTAATTTGATTTAGTCCTTAGTCCCTTTGAAAACCTCACAAACCTATACCAAGTCATAAAAATAGTCATGTGGCTAAATATATAAAGAAGTTCACACGCTTTTAAAagataatcatatattttttatttgacaacTTGATTACTCATCTTATTATAATAGGTAGATctagaattttaagaaaataggcACACTAATATGGACAGgtctattttaaatttaaatttaataaatttagtcTTTAGAATTTTAccatgttaattttttttttgaaattgtagGCTCAAAGGTATTCCACTATTCCttttacaattttaatattttttcatatctatATCTATAAGATGTACAAATTagctttaataattatatttattcataacttaacatttcaaaaaattaagaaaaagagagagaaaagcaTGAATTCATGACCGTATCCCTCCCTCCCAGATATGCCCTTTTTTTATTGTATATCTACATATATATAGAAGGACAAAGTTAAGATATGACTTATGAATTCAGTCAAACTCAATAactttaatcaaaatttaatcggttaattaatatttttacaaaGTCATTGAAtacttataaacttcaaatctttaTTTTGACTCTATATCAATTAATGTGACATGATATAACtggtaaaataaaagaaaataaagtgcCTTGTGCATATGAGAATGCAGAAATTCATGTAAAAACAACAGAAATGATTAATATGCATAGAACTATAATAGATTTGATTGAAAGACCAATATACGTTCGTTGATAACATACGTGCATATAAGAAAAAGATTGATGGACCATTTCACCTAccactatttttcttgtaaGTGGCTACCATGACATACAcaacctttatatatatatagtgtcaTTGCGTGAAAAGAATAgtgatataaataatataatatcatattcaatataattttattagtaaagtttgaaacaataatatatatgtagttttatttctaatttataaaaataaagttatttgcGATGGACCCTCCTTGATACATGCTTAAGATAATGATGAATTAGGGAAATATTATCTATTAGacatagtaaaaaaaaagtaagtgatgatataaattgtttttttttttgtgaaaataagaaattgcatggagattatgaaattaataacacaaaacaAAATTCCAACGCGCTAAGACACTGTCGATCCCAAGTTACAAACATCAACTTATTGAAAGGAAAATTTTTACAAGTAATTTTTTATGTGAACAAGTATTAGATTATATGACATCAGGGATATTCAATGTAATTTTATATGTGGGGTATATGATAGCTAACATATACATAAacctcatttttatttttacggAATAGAGAAACTATTTCCCATAGATTCTTagctaaaattagaaaattaagaaagaaaaagagacaACATACCATACAAGTAtaacaataaatattaattaatatattgggaaaaaaaaaagaaaagaaactaagTGATACCTAAGttatactaataaaaatatgactATACTTAATAATCTACTACTCTTCTATCATAATCTTCGACTTTCTATCTAAAATCCATGTCTTTAGACTTCAGTCTATTAACTGctataaattaatcataattaatataaatatacatcTATGATATCTTATAATATTAGAGCCTAGAGGAGAACATAACAAAATCTGATGATCAAGAAAAAAGATTTGtaatatacaatatttatatattaagtatgattattatgtgtatatttatatttgaataaatatacaaaaacctgtatatttattgattatttacAAATTATATCACTTAGGAAATGGTCTTAGACTCAGCTTCCTTTGTTGGAAAATGTCAAATTTGATGTAAACAGCCGCCAAATATCCATCTTATTGTGAATTTGTacctaattaaattaaattaaattaaagaatgacTCTGCCATAGTTATGCTATTAAGTAAAGTGGTTGGTCCAAGTTTAATTTGTTGCCAAATCGCTTTCTTATAGTGACTTGTGATTTATATTaatcaatgaaaaaaataattttacaggataagatttggaaaatgaaaagacttgGCCTATTTGctaaaaaatactaattatttttaacttcatCTTTTATACTTTAAATTTAGGTTGAAATTGACATTTTATTTGATGagtttaaagtaattttttgaatggatttttcaaacataaaagatcattttattatgttttcaatcaatatacataaaatatcaataaatgatttttattttttattttttgtatctcATCTATTTCAAATTGATTGTCTTACTTCATATTTTAAaggttaatttaaaaaataatgtctttttcttatcttaacaactttttaattttaattttcatatgaCATGCTTAAAAATTagtatctttaatttaaaaatattatttttgaaactttttataaattataatctgATACACAAATAGTAAAAGGAATGGAgtaacttttaattaattattttttaaaaaataagaatggATTGCTCCAGTAATTTagatttcttctccttttttttcttttagccCATAACTCTTTACTCTGCTCAAATAAATATTGTCTGTTACTTTTACACCCTTATTGCCACCatcttttctctctcttctttacCCTCCATGAATGAGCTGAACAACATAACTCCACTCCCCCATACTCAGAAAGAGTCAACACCACCAAAACcctcaaaaaatattaattcttgGCACAAATATTTATGCAAAATGGCCCCTTTTGACTTCATGAATTGCTAGTTCACATTCTAGAAAATGATGTTTTTGGTttctttgaatttaaaattctattaaTTTGTTTGTATCTGAGGTGGGTTTTTCAGTTAAAGCATCAACCTGCCTGTTAACGTTCCAAAATCCAAGATATcattctctttctcttcttttctacctgaaaaaaaaacaaatattttctgGTACCCCTCAAGAGTTTTCTTCTGATTTATGTTCTGTTTGTTCATTATTGATTTGGGTTTCTCTTTTTTCTCAGTCTTGGAGCTCTTTTGAATGAAAAAGGTGACATCTTTACCCTTCTGTTGATGTTTCTTTTGATGGGTATTTCATATATTGTGCTTCTGTGGTGATGAAATAGTTGTTCTTTGTGTTACTGTTCCTTTTCAAGAACTGCTTGTTTTAGCCTTTAAGgtctaattttgtgttcttttgGGATTTGAATGATGATGGAAGGTTTTGGATTGTTAGTGAAGAGTTTGTTTATATTGGTGTTGGGAGTTTTGCGTGTTTCTGGTTTTGAACCTGCTGATAATTTCTTAGTAGATTGTGGATCATCTAAAGATACTAATGTTGGTAATAGGGTTTTTATGGCTGATAAATCAGCTTCAAAGTTTTTGTCAACTTCAAAAGATATATTGGCTGATACCCCttcaaattcaattacaaaAGCTAATGATTCACCCCTTTATCAAACTGCTAGAATTTTTACTCAACAATCCAGCTATAAATTTCCAATTAGCCTAACGGGGAGGCATTGGATTCGCCTTTATTTTTACCCGTTTGTTTACCAAGGTTATGATATGAGCACTGCAATGTTCTCTGTTTCCACTCAAAAGAATGTTCTTCTTGGCAATTTCTCTCCAAAAAATGCTTCTGTCAAGGAATTTTCAGTAAATGTTACCTCGAATGACCTTGTAGTAACGTTCTCTCCTTCGAGCAATTCATTTGCTTATATAAATGCTATGGAAATTGTCTCTGTACCTGATGTCCTTATAACTGATGATGCCTCCACCATTAGTCCAGCTGGGACATTTAGTGGTATGTATGCACAGGCTCTCGAAACAGTCGCTAGGGTAAACATGGGTGGATCGTTGGTGTCGTTTGATAATGATACACTTTGGAGAACTTGGGTTACTGATCAAAGTTTCTTGATTCAGCCAAGTTCAGCTAAGTCGGTTAGTAAGATTGGATCCGTAAAATATCCAGCAGATGGAGCAACACCAGATTCTGCACCACCGTCAGTTTATGGTACTTGTAGTAAGATGAACGTGGCTGGTACTGGTGATGATCCTAATGCCAATTTTAACGTGACCTGGACGTTTAATGTGGATCCTGGGTTTCAATATTTCATTCGCTTACACTTCTGTGACATAGTGAGTATAGCTGCCAATCAGCTGCTGTTTAACATTTATGTTAACTCCTGGAACGTGGCTCATGATTTTGATCCTGGTCAGAAAGCTCGGGGAATTTTGGCCACAGCTTATTACAATGATTATGTTACTCCAACCGCTAAAAGTAATAGGCTTAACGTTAGTGTGGGCCCATCTCCAAGGAGTGCTTATCCTGATGCCTTCCTAAATGGACTGGAACTTCTGAAGTTGAATAATTCTCAGGGCAGCCTTAGTCAGGTAGATTCTGTTTCTACTAACCCGAGTTCAAAGGCAAAGAAGAATGTCGGAGTCATCGTGGGTGTGTGTATAGGTGTCCCAGTTGTGTTGGTGATGGTTGGCatcttattttgcatgcatagaagaagaaaacaagaaaagcTTGCCCAGTCAAAAATATGGATTCCTTTATCTATGAATGGTGGCACTTCACACACCATGGGAAGCAAGTATTCAAACGGAACAACCATAAGTGCTGCTTCAAACATGAGTTATCGTGTTCCTTTTGCAGCTTTGCTGGAAGCAACGAGCAACTTCGATGAGAGTTTGGTTATTGGAATAGGTGGCTTTGGGAAGGTATACAAGGGTGTTTTGTATGATGGAACAAAGGTGGCTGTGAAAAGGGGTAATCCCAAGTCCCAACAAGGTCTTGCAGAGTTCCGAACGGAAATTGAGATGCTTTCTCAGTTCCGCCACCGGCATCTGGTTTCATTGATGGGATACTgtgatgaaaaaaatgaaatgattcTAGTTTATGAATATATGGAGAATGGGACCCTCAAGAGCCATCTGTATGGGTCAGATCTACCCAGTATGAGCTGGAAGCAGAGGCTGGAGATATGCATTGGGTCGGCCAGAGGTCTGCACTACCTTCATACTGGCTATGCTAAAGCAGTTATACATCGTGATGTCAAGTCCGCAAACATACTGCTTGATGAGAGTTTTATGGCAAAAGTTGCTGATTTTGGACTATCCAAGACAGGGCCTGAACTTGATCAAACTCATGTTAGCACAGCCGTGAAAGGAAGTTTTGGCTACCTAGATCCAGAATATTTTAGAAGGCAACAGCTGACAGAAAAATCTGATGTTTATTCTTTCGGTGTTGTTTTATTCGAAGTTCTTTGTGCTAGGCCTGTCATAGATCCATCTCTTCCGAGAGAGATGGTCAACTTAGCTGAATGGGCAATGAAGTGGCAGAAGTTGGGACAACTGGAACAAATTATAGATTCCAATCTTGAGGGCAAAATAAGACCAGATTCCCTCAGGAAGTTTGCAGAAACAGCAGAGAAATGCTTAGCTGATTTTGGTGTAGACAGGCCATCAATGGGCGATGTGTTGTGGAATCTGGAGTATGCA
Coding sequences within:
- the LOC125844163 gene encoding receptor-like protein kinase HERK 1; translated protein: MMMEGFGLLVKSLFILVLGVLRVSGFEPADNFLVDCGSSKDTNVGNRVFMADKSASKFLSTSKDILADTPSNSITKANDSPLYQTARIFTQQSSYKFPISLTGRHWIRLYFYPFVYQGYDMSTAMFSVSTQKNVLLGNFSPKNASVKEFSVNVTSNDLVVTFSPSSNSFAYINAMEIVSVPDVLITDDASTISPAGTFSGMYAQALETVARVNMGGSLVSFDNDTLWRTWVTDQSFLIQPSSAKSVSKIGSVKYPADGATPDSAPPSVYGTCSKMNVAGTGDDPNANFNVTWTFNVDPGFQYFIRLHFCDIVSIAANQLLFNIYVNSWNVAHDFDPGQKARGILATAYYNDYVTPTAKSNRLNVSVGPSPRSAYPDAFLNGLELLKLNNSQGSLSQVDSVSTNPSSKAKKNVGVIVGVCIGVPVVLVMVGILFCMHRRRKQEKLAQSKIWIPLSMNGGTSHTMGSKYSNGTTISAASNMSYRVPFAALLEATSNFDESLVIGIGGFGKVYKGVLYDGTKVAVKRGNPKSQQGLAEFRTEIEMLSQFRHRHLVSLMGYCDEKNEMILVYEYMENGTLKSHLYGSDLPSMSWKQRLEICIGSARGLHYLHTGYAKAVIHRDVKSANILLDESFMAKVADFGLSKTGPELDQTHVSTAVKGSFGYLDPEYFRRQQLTEKSDVYSFGVVLFEVLCARPVIDPSLPREMVNLAEWAMKWQKLGQLEQIIDSNLEGKIRPDSLRKFAETAEKCLADFGVDRPSMGDVLWNLEYALQLQEAVIQDDPEENSTILIGELSPQVDDFSQVDPGASAAHNGTPNLDDLSGVSMSKVFSQLLKSEGR
- the LOC125844634 gene encoding peroxidase 15-like, whose product is MSPYILAVTCILLSACSFYETNAQLSANFYSSTCPNVSSIVQNVIQQALQSDARIGASLIRLHFHDCFVNGCDASLLLDNNATTNIVSEKDAAPNTNSTRGFDVVDNIKTALESSCPGVVSCADILALAAESSVSQAGGPSWNVLLGRRDSRTANQAGANTSIPSPTEGLTNITAKFTAVGLNITDLVALSGAHTFGRAQCRVFSARLYNFNGTGNPDPSLNTTYLANLRQICPQNGSATALANLDPTTSDGFDNNYYANLQNNQGLLQSDQELFSSGTTLSIVNTFSSNQNTFFQSFVQSMINMGNISPLTGTNGEIHSDCKRIN